The region GTTCACCCGAGATTACACTCCCTGGGATGCTGACACTTCCTGAAGTGCGACTTGTCAGCCGGTCACGTCAAACCGCGACCGCGAAACTGGGGTTACTGGCTTACGATCCCAAAAGTAAGCAGCTTCTGGGCCAGGGTGGGGTTTCATCAGCACAATCGGATGATAACAACATCTTCGTTTTCGGTGTCGGGCCTTATCATTACGGTACCGTCAAAGAGGAAGTGGAGCGAACCGCCACACCACCTGCCACAACCGCTCAACAACTCCCCTCGCAAGTCGCTTTTCGTGGAACACGGCCCATGGGTTCGGCCATTGCCCGGGAGGTTAATGAGGAAGGCTCAGTTCAACTCACCGGCGACCAGCGACCGGCCGATGAATAGTTAGTGGCATTCGTCTCGCAGGGTGAATACAAATGTACCAATGAGATATTTAGCGAGTCTCTGGTGCATTCCGTCGGAACTTCATGCACCCTACATTAGATGCACTTGATATAATCAACTCTCAGCGATGTTCAATACGAGCTACTCAGGCTGTCTTTGAACCAGTTCTCAAACTGTGTTGGCCACATCGTCGTTGGCCGACCGAATTGATAAAAACTGACCTTGCTATTGGGTTGGATCACCAGCGACATCCTGCGTCCCTGGATCTTCAAACTCACGATCCTGGTGCGAGGTAACCACAAGGCTGTCGGACGTTCCATCCAGCGGGTGGCAAGCTCGATCGGTGTGATGGTTCCTGGAAGAGTTATCGATGCACTCTTTTCAGGAGAAGAGTCGAGCGTTTGTGGCGGCAGATCATTCGTAAACGATGTTTGACCTGCAGGATGAAACGCTTGTTCTGGTGATTTTCGCTGTGGTAAAGAACCCGGTTGCCGCCAGCAGAAACCAAGACTCCACCAGGTTCGATGCGACGCTGTTTTGAAACTGATTTTATGCGTCTCAAGCCATTCAATTTCGGGAAGCCAGGCCAAACCAATCGATGTCAGAATCAATGACCCATGGACCAACGACTGCCTGCGTTGAATAGCGATCGATGGTTGTTCGAGTAGTACGGCACCAAATCGGTCAGCAAGCTCACTGGTTGTCAGGTCAGGTTCAGAGAGATTCAATACGCTTGTACAGAAGGGACACCGTCCATATTGAGGTGACTCCCAGTTCAGACATTGGCGGCAAAGCATCAGCGTCACAGCCGTCTCCCGCCAATAATTTACTCACAAGTCAAGATCTAAGAGTTATCAATCAGAAAGTGCATGTTCAATAGACAGTTATAGTCACACACTCTATCGACACGTTGAGAGAACTATTGCTGGCCAGATTCCCGATTTGACCACCAGGGAAGGCTGACACCACCATCGATCAAGAGTGTGCTACCCGTCATATAGGCGGCGTCATCACTGAGTGCAAAGGCTACTGCCTTTCCAATCTCTTCGGGTTGTCCCAGCCGACCAAAGGGGAGTTTTCTGGCTCCTTCGGCTAATTGCTCTTCGGTAAAAAACTTACGTTCGCCGGGTGTATCAATCCAGCCGGGGTGAATGATATTGATGCGGATGCGATGGGGTGCCAGTTCGATAGCCGCAGTGCGGGCCATGTGGTCGATCGCCGCCTTCGCCATGTTATAGGCCATGGCTGTCGGGATGGCGATGACGGCGTGGGGTGAACTGATCACTGCCATTGCTCCGCCTTGCCCTTGAGCGACCATTTTCAGTGCCGCAGCACGCACGCCATAGAACGCGCCCCACATGCAGACATCAATCGTGCGACGGAACCCATCGAGATTGGCTTTAAGCATCGGCTCACGATCACTATAGACCGCATTCGAGACAAACAGATCCAGACTGCCCAGCGCCTGGGCGGTCTCGTCGATCATTCGTTCAATCACCTCCTGCTGTGAGACATCGCCCTGAAAGATCACTGCCTTCCGGCCCAGTGCTTCAATCTCCCGAGCAAGCGATTCGGCTTCGTCCCGATTGCTGAAATAATTGATCGCCACATTGGCCCCGGCCCGTGCCAACTCAATCGCACAACCTCGACCAATCCCGCGAGACGAACCAGTGACCAATGCATTCTTGCCAAGAAGTTTCATATTGTGTCTTTTCAGTGCCAACACAAGATCGGTCTAATATGCAGGCTGTTTTGTAAGGCTCTGCTCTGGATGAACTTAACAATTCTACTGAGAGCAGGCGAGTGGCTGAACTCTATTCTCGCGAGGAATACACCGTGGATTCGAAAAGTGCGGCGGTTCTGGGGATCAGTTTTGGGCTGACTTTGGGCGGAGCGGTGGTTCTGGCTTCGTATGTGGCCGCCAAGGCTCAACCGATGGCTGTGCCGCGTGTGGGAACTGGTAATTCCTCTGTGATTGGCCGGTATCAGATCGCAGGAATTCCTGGCCATGCGTATGTGCTCGATACCGCCACTGGCCAGGTTTGGGAAGATTTTGCTCCGACGAGCGAGGGGGCTCGTGACCATGAGTTCAAGCGAGTCAAACTCAAATAGCACACCTGAATCGCATCGCTCCGCGATCTTTGCCACCCATCATTCGATCAACAGATGGTAATCTTCTAAGGCGGCATCTCATACGGTCGCCAAGAAACAATTGCGCGTTGTTGGTCGCGAAAACATGCTTGCCCAGAGCTGCAAGCATGGCACACAGATCGCCATTTTTTCATGGAAAGCGAATCAGATTGAGTAATCTTCCTTAGGCGAGAAGATCCGGGCATGGCGTGGTGAGGCGAACAATTCTTCGCCAGCGACAGGCTTCAGCGCCAGGTAGCGATCTCGGCTCAAGTCGATCTGCAGGGTGATCCCGAACTCTTCCGAATAGCAGCGGACGCGGGCGACGGCTCCCGCAGGGTTGATCTGTAGAATTTTTACGCGGATTGATTCGGTACTTTCAGGAATCCGCGTGAGATCGACATCATGCGGTCGTACGTAGGCCGTTGCGTTGGGAGCGTTGGCAGAGTTTTCTGGGGCATTGAACTCAATTCCACCCGCCACCATTTTGCCATCGTGGACACGTCCGTGGAACACGTTCACATGCCCAAGAAAATCCATCACAAACGGGTTAGCCGGGTGATCGAACACTTCCTGCGGGGAGCCAACCTGCTCGATCCTTCCTGATTTCATGACCACCACCCGGTCGGCCACTTCAAACGCCTCTTCCTGATCGTGAGTCACGAAAATCGTGGTGATCGGTACTTCATCGTGCAATTGGCGGAGCCATTGCCGCAATTCCTGACGAACCTTCGCATCGAGAGCGCCAAAGGGTTCATCAAGTAAGAGCACTTTCGGCTGCACAGCGAGAGCGCGAGCTAGAGCCACACGTTGTCGTTGTCCGCCCGAAAGCTGTGCCGGGAAGCGATTTTCGAGCCCTTCCAGCCTCACCAGATGCAGCAGTTCGCGGACACGCTGAGTAATTATCTGCCTGGATTCTTTCCGAATCCGCATGCCAAAGCCAATATTGTCGAAGACGGTCATGTGACGGAACAGGGCATAGTGCTGAAAGACAAAGCCCACCCCGCGTTGCCGGGGATGAGTACCAGTCACATCCTCCTCTTCGTAACGCACAACCCCTTCATCAGCATGCTCGAGACCGGCAATGATTCTGAGCAGCGTGGTTTTCCCGGAGCCACTGGGGCCCAGGAGCGCCAGCAGTTCGCCACCTTTGGCTTCTACGGTCAAGCGGTCGAGTGCCGTAAAAGCACCGAATCGTTTTGTGACCTGTTCAACACGAATGGACATACGCTATTCCAGATATTCAAGCTGCTGTTAGCAGTCAAAGTTTGTCTGTATTCCAGTGATCCGATTCTTTGCAGTTACAACTCGTCGGCATCAGGTTTTTTGATCGAGGCCAGCACCCAGTGCTCGAGTGCCGCTTTGGCAATGAGTGTCATCAACGCAAACAATGTCAGAATCGAGGCGACTGCAAAGGCACCAGGCTCATCATGTTCATGAAAGAGCTTGTCAACGCGCAGTGGCATCGTCTCGGTCGAACCGGCGATCT is a window of Planctopirus limnophila DSM 3776 DNA encoding:
- a CDS encoding SDR family NAD(P)-dependent oxidoreductase, whose product is MKLLGKNALVTGSSRGIGRGCAIELARAGANVAINYFSNRDEAESLAREIEALGRKAVIFQGDVSQQEVIERMIDETAQALGSLDLFVSNAVYSDREPMLKANLDGFRRTIDVCMWGAFYGVRAAALKMVAQGQGGAMAVISSPHAVIAIPTAMAYNMAKAAIDHMARTAAIELAPHRIRINIIHPGWIDTPGERKFFTEEQLAEGARKLPFGRLGQPEEIGKAVAFALSDDAAYMTGSTLLIDGGVSLPWWSNRESGQQ
- a CDS encoding DUF6655 family protein, which codes for MMKTQTILNWAICCGLVVTPLACTSTKTTNTSRTAREQLLISNAIDHALEKVDLSTIQGANLYIEEKYLEGVDKAYLVGSLRHRAMLAGANIVAKAEDADIVLELRSGSIGTDSADSFIGSPEITLPGMLTLPEVRLVSRSRQTATAKLGLLAYDPKSKQLLGQGGVSSAQSDDNNIFVFGVGPYHYGTVKEEVERTATPPATTAQQLPSQVAFRGTRPMGSAIAREVNEEGSVQLTGDQRPADE
- a CDS encoding sulfate/molybdate ABC transporter ATP-binding protein — encoded protein: MSIRVEQVTKRFGAFTALDRLTVEAKGGELLALLGPSGSGKTTLLRIIAGLEHADEGVVRYEEEDVTGTHPRQRGVGFVFQHYALFRHMTVFDNIGFGMRIRKESRQIITQRVRELLHLVRLEGLENRFPAQLSGGQRQRVALARALAVQPKVLLLDEPFGALDAKVRQELRQWLRQLHDEVPITTIFVTHDQEEAFEVADRVVVMKSGRIEQVGSPQEVFDHPANPFVMDFLGHVNVFHGRVHDGKMVAGGIEFNAPENSANAPNATAYVRPHDVDLTRIPESTESIRVKILQINPAGAVARVRCYSEEFGITLQIDLSRDRYLALKPVAGEELFASPRHARIFSPKEDYSI